A stretch of the Pseudomonas sp. ACM7 genome encodes the following:
- the gcvT gene encoding glycine cleavage system aminomethyltransferase GcvT — protein MSTEQLSKTPLHALHIELGARMVPFAGYDMPVQYPLGVMKEHQHTRDQAGLFDVSHMGQIRLTGADAAKALETLVPVDIIDLPVGTQRYAMFTNETGGILDDLMVANLGNDELFLVVNAACKDQDLAHLRKHIGDQCTIEPLFEERALLALQGPAAVTVLARLAPEVAKMTFMQFARVKLLGVDCFVSRSGYTGEDGYEISVPAANAEALARALLAEPEVAAIGLGARDSLRLEAGLCLYGHDMNTETTPIEASLLWAISKPRRADGARAGGFPGAETVFGQQQAGVSRKRVGLLPQERTPVREGAEIVNEAGDIIGAVCSGGFGPTLGGPLAMGYVDSAYIALDTPVWAFVRGKKVPLLVSKMPFVPQRYYRG, from the coding sequence ATGTCCACCGAACAACTGTCGAAAACCCCGCTGCACGCACTGCACATCGAACTCGGCGCCCGCATGGTGCCGTTTGCCGGCTATGACATGCCGGTGCAATACCCGCTCGGCGTGATGAAAGAACACCAGCACACCCGTGATCAGGCCGGGCTGTTCGATGTCTCGCACATGGGCCAGATCCGCCTGACCGGCGCCGATGCCGCCAAGGCGCTGGAAACCCTGGTGCCGGTGGACATCATCGACCTGCCTGTGGGCACGCAGCGTTACGCGATGTTCACCAACGAGACCGGCGGCATCCTCGACGACTTGATGGTCGCCAACCTGGGTAACGACGAACTGTTCCTGGTGGTCAACGCCGCCTGCAAGGACCAGGACCTGGCGCATCTGCGCAAACACATCGGCGACCAGTGCACCATCGAGCCGTTGTTTGAAGAACGCGCCCTGCTGGCGCTGCAAGGTCCGGCCGCCGTCACCGTGCTCGCGCGCCTGGCACCTGAAGTAGCGAAGATGACCTTCATGCAGTTCGCCCGCGTGAAACTGCTGGGCGTGGACTGCTTTGTCAGCCGTTCGGGCTATACCGGTGAAGACGGTTACGAAATCTCCGTACCGGCCGCCAACGCCGAAGCCTTGGCTCGCGCCCTGCTGGCCGAACCTGAAGTAGCGGCCATCGGCCTTGGCGCTCGCGACTCCCTGCGCCTGGAAGCCGGCCTGTGCCTCTACGGCCACGACATGAACACCGAGACCACCCCGATCGAAGCAAGCCTGCTGTGGGCCATCTCCAAGCCTCGTCGCGCTGATGGCGCACGTGCTGGCGGCTTCCCCGGCGCAGAAACCGTGTTCGGACAGCAACAAGCCGGTGTCAGCCGCAAGCGCGTGGGCCTTCTGCCTCAAGAACGCACGCCAGTGCGCGAAGGTGCAGAGATCGTCAATGAAGCAGGCGACATCATTGGTGCGGTTTGCAGTGGTGGCTTCGGTCCGACCTTGGGCGGCCCTTTGGCGATGGGTTACGTCGACAGTGCTTATATCGCTCTCGATACGCCGGTATGGGCGTTTGTTCGTGGGAAAAAGGTGCCTTTGCTTGTAAGCAAAATGCCATTTGTTCCACAACGCTACTACCGTGGCTGA
- a CDS encoding cold-shock protein, which produces MSQRQSGTVKWFNDEKGFGFITPESGPDLFVHFRAIQGNGFKSLKEGQKVTFVAVQGQKGMQADEVQAEA; this is translated from the coding sequence ATGTCCCAACGTCAGAGCGGTACCGTCAAGTGGTTTAACGACGAGAAAGGTTTTGGTTTTATCACTCCAGAAAGCGGTCCGGATCTGTTCGTGCATTTCCGCGCTATTCAGGGCAACGGCTTCAAGAGCCTGAAAGAAGGCCAGAAAGTGACTTTCGTTGCTGTGCAAGGCCAGAAAGGCATGCAAGCTGACGAAGTACAAGCAGAAGCCTGA
- a CDS encoding RDD family protein: MSKHLLKPQGDFPAVTLGRRLAAMFYDFLLCTALLIVTSGIYKMIQMAIIGEDKMRTLTEAGALDGDPLLSTVLLFVLFGFFAKFWTWSGQTLGMQVWCIRVQNADGSSISLWQALLRFVVSIASLLCVGLGFFWSLFDKQKRSWHDIYSNTQLVRIPKKTK; encoded by the coding sequence ATGTCGAAACATCTTCTAAAACCCCAGGGCGACTTTCCTGCCGTCACCCTGGGTCGTCGCCTGGCAGCGATGTTCTACGACTTCTTGTTGTGTACCGCCCTGCTGATCGTCACCAGCGGGATTTACAAGATGATCCAGATGGCGATCATCGGCGAAGACAAAATGCGCACCCTTACCGAGGCCGGCGCGCTGGACGGCGATCCATTGCTGTCAACGGTGCTGCTGTTTGTGCTGTTCGGTTTCTTCGCCAAATTCTGGACCTGGTCCGGTCAGACCCTGGGGATGCAGGTCTGGTGCATACGCGTGCAAAACGCCGACGGTTCATCCATCAGTCTGTGGCAGGCGTTGCTGCGCTTTGTGGTGTCGATCGCGTCCTTGCTGTGCGTCGGGCTGGGTTTCTTCTGGTCGCTGTTCGACAAACAGAAACGCAGCTGGCATGACATCTACTCCAATACCCAGCTCGTGCGGATTCCAAAGAAAACCAAGTAA
- the nadA gene encoding quinolinate synthase NadA, giving the protein MTQISERLLVQAHLDAKQPKPLTAEEEAYYRAAIAAELKAQDAVLVAHFYCDPVIQALAEETGGCVSDSLEMARFGNAHPAKTVVVAGVKFMGETAKILNPEKRILMPTLEATCSLDLGCPVDEFSAFCDQHPERTVVVYANTSAAVKARADWVVTSSCALEIVESLMDNGETIIWGPDKHLGTYIQRQTGADMLLWDGACIVHEEFKSKQLEDMKALYPDAAILVHPESPTAVIELADAVGSTSQLIAAAQSLPNKTLIVATDRGIFYKMQQLCPDKVFIEAPTAGNGAACRSCAHCPWMAMNTLERTLKSLKEGTNEIFVDPALIPQAIRPLKRMLDFTQAARMKLAGNA; this is encoded by the coding sequence ATGACGCAGATTTCCGAACGCCTTCTGGTTCAAGCCCACCTCGACGCCAAGCAGCCCAAGCCGCTGACCGCCGAGGAGGAGGCCTATTACCGTGCCGCCATCGCTGCCGAGCTCAAGGCTCAGGACGCGGTGCTGGTTGCTCACTTCTATTGCGATCCGGTCATTCAGGCCCTGGCCGAAGAAACCGGAGGCTGTGTCTCCGACTCGCTGGAGATGGCCCGCTTCGGCAATGCTCACCCGGCCAAGACCGTGGTGGTCGCCGGTGTGAAGTTCATGGGCGAGACCGCCAAAATCCTCAACCCTGAAAAACGCATCCTGATGCCAACCCTGGAAGCGACCTGCTCGCTGGACCTGGGTTGCCCGGTGGACGAGTTCTCGGCGTTCTGCGATCAGCACCCGGAACGTACCGTGGTGGTGTATGCCAACACGTCGGCGGCGGTCAAAGCCAGGGCAGATTGGGTGGTGACTTCAAGCTGCGCGCTGGAGATCGTCGAAAGCCTGATGGATAACGGCGAAACCATCATTTGGGGCCCGGACAAACACCTGGGCACCTACATCCAGCGCCAGACCGGCGCGGACATGCTGCTGTGGGACGGTGCCTGCATCGTTCACGAAGAGTTCAAGTCCAAACAGCTCGAAGACATGAAGGCGCTGTACCCGGATGCAGCTATTCTGGTGCATCCGGAGTCGCCGACGGCGGTGATCGAGTTGGCGGATGCCGTCGGCTCCACCAGTCAGTTGATTGCGGCAGCCCAGAGCCTGCCAAACAAGACCCTGATCGTCGCTACTGATCGCGGCATCTTCTACAAGATGCAGCAGCTGTGCCCGGACAAGGTCTTCATCGAAGCGCCAACGGCCGGTAACGGCGCAGCGTGCCGCAGCTGCGCACATTGCCCGTGGATGGCGATGAATACCCTTGAGCGCACGCTCAAGAGCTTGAAGGAAGGGACTAACGAGATCTTTGTCGATCCCGCGCTGATTCCACAAGCGATTCGGCCGCTCAAGCGCATGCTCGACTTCACACAGGCAGCGCGGATGAAATTAGCCGGCAACGCTTGA
- the queC gene encoding 7-cyano-7-deazaguanine synthase QueC, whose translation MTEQLNTTEKRAVILLSGGLDSATVVAIARAEGYSCYTVSFDYGQRSHAELHAAERVARDLGVIEHKVIGLNLNGIGGSALTDSSIDVPEVPGEGIPVTYVPARNTVFLSLALGWAEVLGARDIFIGVNAVDYSGYPDCRPEFIESFERMANLATKAGVEGNGFRIQAPLQNLSKAQIVQAGVKLGVDYGLTVSCYQADDKGRACGKCDSCRLRAEGFAAAGISDPTPYF comes from the coding sequence ATGACTGAACAACTGAACACTACCGAAAAACGTGCAGTCATCTTGCTGTCCGGCGGCCTGGACTCGGCGACCGTCGTGGCGATCGCTCGTGCTGAAGGTTACAGCTGCTACACCGTGAGCTTCGACTACGGTCAGCGGTCTCACGCCGAATTGCACGCCGCCGAACGTGTCGCCCGAGACTTGGGTGTTATCGAACACAAGGTCATCGGTCTGAACCTGAACGGTATCGGCGGTTCGGCACTGACCGACAGCAGCATCGACGTGCCGGAAGTGCCGGGTGAAGGTATTCCGGTGACTTACGTGCCGGCGCGCAACACGGTGTTCCTGTCCCTGGCTCTGGGCTGGGCTGAAGTGCTGGGCGCGCGTGACATCTTTATTGGTGTGAACGCCGTGGATTACTCCGGATACCCAGACTGCCGTCCCGAATTTATTGAGTCTTTCGAGCGCATGGCCAATCTGGCGACGAAGGCCGGTGTAGAGGGGAATGGTTTTCGCATTCAGGCGCCATTGCAGAACCTGAGCAAGGCGCAAATTGTCCAGGCAGGCGTGAAGCTGGGTGTCGATTATGGGCTGACTGTTTCCTGCTATCAGGCCGATGATAAGGGTCGCGCTTGCGGCAAATGCGACAGCTGCCGCCTGCGTGCAGAAGGCTTTGCGGCAGCCGGAATCAGCGACCCGACACCTTATTTTTGA
- the queE gene encoding 7-carboxy-7-deazaguanine synthase QueE, with protein MQDTLRITEVFYSLQGETRTAGLPTVFVRLTGCPLRCQYCDSAYAFTGGTIRTLDDILEQVAGFRPRYVCVTGGEPLAQPNAIPLLKQLCDAGYEVSLETSGALDISAVDPRVSRVVDLKTPGSKEAHRNRYENIELLTRNDQVKFVICSREDYDWAVSKLIQYGLDQRAGEVLFSPSHHDLNARDLADWVVADNLPVRLQLQLHKYLWNDEPGR; from the coding sequence ATGCAAGACACATTGAGAATCACCGAAGTTTTCTACTCGTTGCAGGGTGAAACGCGGACTGCCGGGCTGCCCACTGTTTTTGTGCGCCTGACCGGTTGCCCATTGCGTTGCCAATACTGCGACAGCGCCTACGCGTTCACTGGCGGAACCATTCGCACGCTCGACGACATCCTCGAGCAAGTGGCCGGTTTTCGTCCGCGTTACGTCTGTGTCACCGGCGGCGAGCCGCTGGCACAACCCAACGCCATCCCATTGCTCAAGCAGTTGTGTGACGCCGGTTACGAGGTCTCGCTGGAAACCAGCGGTGCCCTGGATATCTCGGCGGTCGATCCACGGGTCAGTCGCGTCGTCGACCTGAAAACCCCGGGTTCGAAAGAAGCCCATCGCAACCGCTACGAGAACATCGAACTGCTCACGCGCAACGATCAGGTGAAGTTCGTCATCTGCTCGCGGGAAGACTATGACTGGGCCGTGTCCAAGCTGATCCAGTACGGTCTGGATCAGCGCGCCGGTGAAGTCCTTTTCTCGCCAAGTCACCATGATCTCAATGCACGGGACCTGGCTGACTGGGTGGTGGCGGACAACCTGCCAGTGCGCCTGCAGTTGCAGTTGCATAAATATCTTTGGAATGACGAGCCGGGGCGCTGA
- the ybgF gene encoding tol-pal system protein YbgF, translated as MRTCRRAVTVLALSLAPLAVWAAVPVVDNDSGYTNSGTSNPPAGYGTNGAYAGGGVSAPVSAQGELFNQLQSMQEQISRQQGIIEVLQNDVARMKQENLERYQDLDRRIGTGVAPAATPDNSSAGGSLNAPGAAAGAAAGAAAAATSTQAPAAGSEPADPAKEKLYYDAAFDLIKAKDFDKASQAFAAFLRKYPNSQYAGNAQYWLGEVNLAKGDLQGAGQAFAKVSQLYPKHPKVPDSLYKLADVERRLGHPDKVKGILQQVVSQYPGTSAAQLAQRDLQKM; from the coding sequence ATGCGAACGTGCCGTCGTGCTGTAACTGTTTTGGCTCTCAGCCTCGCACCGCTTGCGGTGTGGGCTGCGGTTCCTGTGGTCGATAACGACTCCGGCTATACCAATAGCGGGACTAGTAATCCGCCTGCAGGTTACGGTACGAACGGCGCCTATGCCGGGGGAGGGGTTTCGGCCCCTGTCTCGGCACAGGGCGAGCTGTTCAACCAACTGCAATCAATGCAGGAGCAGATCTCGCGCCAACAAGGCATCATCGAAGTTCTGCAAAATGATGTAGCGCGCATGAAGCAAGAGAACCTGGAGCGATATCAGGATCTTGATCGGCGCATAGGAACCGGCGTTGCACCAGCCGCGACTCCTGATAATTCTTCCGCCGGTGGCAGTTTGAATGCCCCCGGTGCAGCAGCGGGCGCAGCCGCAGGAGCGGCAGCCGCTGCCACTTCCACACAAGCGCCTGCCGCGGGTAGCGAGCCGGCTGATCCGGCGAAGGAAAAACTGTATTACGATGCAGCCTTCGACCTGATCAAAGCCAAGGATTTCGACAAGGCCAGCCAGGCGTTTGCCGCATTCCTGCGCAAGTACCCGAACAGTCAGTATGCGGGTAATGCCCAGTACTGGTTGGGCGAAGTGAATCTGGCCAAAGGCGATCTGCAAGGTGCAGGTCAGGCTTTTGCCAAGGTTTCACAGCTGTACCCCAAGCATCCAAAAGTGCCTGATTCGCTGTACAAGCTGGCTGATGTAGAGCGCCGCCTTGGTCATCCCGACAAGGTCAAAGGCATTCTGCAACAGGTAGTGTCCCAATATCCGGGCACCTCCGCTGCTCAGCTGGCTCAGCGTGATCTGCAGAAAATGTAA
- the pal gene encoding peptidoglycan-associated lipoprotein Pal, whose protein sequence is MEMLKFGKFAALALAMAVAVGCSSKGGDNAGEGAVDPNAGYGANTGAVDGSLSEEAALRAITTFYFEYDSSDLKPEAMRALDVHAKDLKANGARVVLEGNTDERGTREYNMALGERRAKAVQRYLVLQGVSPAQLELVSYGEERPVATGNDEQSWAQNRRVELRK, encoded by the coding sequence ATGGAAATGCTGAAGTTTGGTAAATTTGCTGCGCTGGCTCTGGCCATGGCTGTAGCTGTAGGTTGCTCGTCCAAAGGCGGCGACAATGCCGGAGAAGGCGCTGTAGATCCAAACGCTGGTTACGGCGCAAACACTGGTGCAGTTGACGGCTCCCTGAGCGAAGAAGCTGCTCTGCGCGCAATCACCACTTTCTACTTCGAATACGACAGCTCGGACCTGAAGCCAGAAGCCATGCGCGCTCTGGACGTTCACGCCAAAGACCTGAAAGCAAACGGCGCTCGCGTTGTTCTGGAAGGCAACACCGACGAACGTGGTACTCGTGAGTACAACATGGCACTGGGCGAGCGTCGTGCGAAAGCCGTTCAGCGTTACCTGGTACTGCAAGGTGTTTCCCCAGCTCAGCTGGAACTGGTTTCCTACGGCGAAGAGCGTCCAGTTGCTACCGGCAACGACGAGCAGTCCTGGGCTCAAAACCGTCGCGTCGAACTGCGTAAGTAA
- the tolB gene encoding Tol-Pal system beta propeller repeat protein TolB produces the protein MRNLLRGMLVVICCLAGIAAADEKNILVTSGSDRATPIAVVPFGNQGGSVLPDDMAEIIGNDLRNSGYYSPIPKQNMISQPSQASEIIFRDFKALGAQYVMVGSIAPAGGRLQVQYALFNVATEQQVLTGSVSGSVDQLRDMSHYIADQSFEKLTGIKGAFSTRLLYVTAERFSEKNTRYTLQRSDYDGARAVTLLQSREPILSPRFAPDGKRIAYVSFEQKRPRIFMQNIDTGRREQITNFEGLNGAPAWSPDGNRLAFVLSKDGNPDIYVMNLGSRQITRVTNGPGINTEPFWGKDGSTIYFTSDRGGKPQIYKTSAGGGGAERVTFIGNYNANPKLSADEKTLVMIHRQEGFTNFKVAAQDLQRGSVKILTDSTLDESPTVAPNGTMVIYATRQQGRGVLMLVSINGRVRLPLPTAQGEVREPSWSPYLN, from the coding sequence GTGAGAAACCTTCTTCGAGGAATGCTTGTCGTTATCTGCTGCCTGGCAGGGATAGCGGCAGCTGATGAAAAAAACATTCTGGTCACCAGCGGCAGTGATCGGGCCACCCCGATCGCAGTCGTTCCGTTTGGCAACCAGGGCGGCAGCGTTCTGCCGGACGACATGGCCGAAATCATCGGTAACGACCTGCGCAACTCGGGTTACTACTCGCCGATTCCTAAACAGAACATGATCAGCCAGCCAAGCCAGGCCAGCGAAATCATCTTCCGTGACTTCAAGGCGCTGGGTGCCCAGTACGTCATGGTCGGCAGCATTGCTCCTGCGGGCGGTCGCCTGCAGGTCCAATACGCACTGTTCAACGTCGCCACCGAGCAGCAAGTGCTGACCGGCAGCGTGTCGGGCAGCGTCGATCAACTGCGTGACATGTCGCACTACATTGCGGACCAGTCGTTCGAAAAACTCACCGGTATCAAAGGTGCGTTCTCGACTCGTCTGCTGTACGTGACAGCCGAGCGTTTCTCCGAGAAGAACACTCGCTACACGCTGCAACGTTCGGACTATGACGGTGCCCGTGCTGTGACCCTGCTGCAATCGCGCGAGCCGATCCTGTCGCCGCGTTTCGCACCGGACGGCAAGCGCATCGCTTATGTGTCGTTCGAGCAGAAGCGTCCGCGTATCTTCATGCAGAACATCGACACCGGTCGCCGTGAGCAGATCACCAACTTCGAAGGCCTGAATGGCGCGCCAGCATGGTCGCCGGATGGTAATCGTCTGGCATTCGTACTGTCGAAAGATGGCAACCCGGACATCTACGTGATGAACCTGGGTTCGCGTCAGATCACTCGTGTCACTAACGGTCCTGGCATCAACACCGAACCGTTCTGGGGTAAAGATGGTTCGACCATCTACTTCACCTCGGACCGTGGCGGCAAGCCGCAGATCTACAAAACCAGCGCAGGCGGTGGTGGTGCGGAACGTGTGACCTTTATCGGTAACTACAACGCCAACCCTAAGCTTTCGGCTGATGAAAAGACCCTGGTGATGATCCATCGTCAGGAAGGTTTCACTAATTTCAAGGTGGCGGCCCAGGATTTGCAGCGCGGAAGCGTAAAAATCCTCACTGATAGCACTCTGGACGAGTCGCCTACTGTTGCGCCCAACGGCACCATGGTAATCTACGCCACCCGCCAGCAGGGCCGGGGAGTCTTGATGCTCGTGTCCATTAATGGACGCGTAAGGCTCCCGCTTCCTACCGCACAAGGCGAAGTCAGAGAACCTTCCTGGTCCCCTTACCTGAACTGA
- the tolA gene encoding cell envelope integrity protein TolA, translating to MQQMREPSASESYFWPSVWALVLHVLVFGMLFVSFAFTPELPPAKPIVQATLYQLKSKSQATTQTNQKIAGEAKKSAARQTEVEQMEQKKIEQEAIKAAEQKKEDAAQKAEESKKADETKKAEEAKKADEAKKADEAKKTAEAKKAEEKKLADIAKKKSEEEAKKAAEEEAKKAAAEEAKKKIVEDAKKKAAEDAKKKSEAEDAKKKVAEDAKKKAAADAAKKKSQEAARKSAEDKKAQALADLLSDTPQRQQALADEQGDEVAGSFDDLIRARAAEGWARPPSARKGMTVVLQIGMLPDGTLTSVSVAKSSGDGPFDASAVAAVKNIGRLTEMQGMKPSDFAPYRSFKMTFTPEDLAL from the coding sequence ATGCAGCAAATGCGAGAGCCGTCCGCCTCGGAAAGCTACTTCTGGCCTAGTGTCTGGGCGCTTGTCTTGCACGTGCTGGTTTTCGGCATGCTGTTTGTCAGTTTCGCCTTCACGCCCGAACTGCCGCCGGCCAAGCCGATTGTCCAGGCGACCCTGTACCAACTGAAATCGAAAAGTCAGGCGACCACCCAGACCAATCAGAAGATTGCGGGTGAGGCGAAGAAATCCGCCGCGCGCCAGACCGAAGTCGAACAGATGGAACAGAAAAAGATCGAGCAGGAAGCGATCAAAGCCGCGGAACAAAAGAAGGAAGATGCGGCTCAAAAAGCCGAAGAATCAAAAAAGGCCGACGAGACGAAGAAAGCGGAAGAGGCTAAAAAGGCTGATGAAGCCAAGAAAGCCGATGAAGCGAAGAAGACCGCCGAAGCTAAAAAGGCCGAAGAGAAAAAATTGGCTGATATAGCCAAGAAGAAGTCTGAAGAAGAAGCCAAGAAAGCAGCTGAAGAAGAGGCCAAGAAAGCGGCCGCTGAAGAAGCGAAGAAAAAGATCGTCGAAGACGCGAAGAAGAAAGCCGCGGAAGACGCCAAGAAGAAATCTGAAGCTGAGGACGCGAAGAAGAAAGTCGCGGAAGACGCGAAGAAGAAAGCTGCTGCCGATGCTGCGAAGAAAAAATCGCAGGAAGCGGCACGTAAATCCGCCGAAGACAAAAAGGCTCAGGCCCTGGCAGATTTGCTTTCAGACACGCCGCAGCGTCAGCAGGCCTTGGCGGATGAGCAGGGTGACGAAGTCGCCGGTAGTTTCGATGATCTGATCCGTGCTCGTGCAGCGGAAGGCTGGGCTCGTCCACCTTCGGCCCGCAAAGGCATGACAGTCGTGTTGCAGATCGGCATGTTGCCGGACGGTACGTTGACTTCGGTCAGCGTGGCCAAGTCCAGTGGCGATGGTCCGTTTGACGCTTCGGCTGTAGCAGCGGTGAAGAATATTGGACGTTTGACAGAAATGCAGGGAATGAAGCCGAGCGATTTCGCTCCGTATCGTTCATTCAAGATGACATTCACACCTGAGGATCTAGCCTTGTGA
- the tolR gene encoding protein TolR — MARARKKRKPVAEMNVVPYIDVMLVLLVIFMVTAPMLNQGVKVDLPKVSSEALPQDNNTQVLTISIKADKTYYWNLGSEVDTEKQQDKAMTLPQMTDAVTKIIRAGTEGGKRTQVFIRGDKTVDYGSVMGAMGGLQKAGVGNVGLITEAP, encoded by the coding sequence ATCGCTCGAGCTCGCAAAAAGCGCAAGCCGGTTGCCGAGATGAACGTGGTGCCTTACATCGACGTGATGTTGGTACTGCTGGTCATCTTCATGGTGACCGCTCCGATGCTCAATCAGGGCGTGAAAGTTGATCTGCCCAAGGTTTCCAGCGAAGCCTTGCCGCAGGACAACAACACCCAGGTCCTGACCATTTCGATCAAGGCTGACAAGACCTACTACTGGAACCTTGGCAGCGAAGTCGACACCGAAAAGCAGCAGGACAAGGCCATGACCTTGCCGCAGATGACTGACGCCGTGACCAAGATCATTCGCGCCGGCACTGAAGGTGGCAAGCGTACTCAGGTGTTCATCCGCGGCGACAAGACCGTCGATTACGGTTCCGTTATGGGCGCCATGGGCGGGTTGCAGAAAGCCGGGGTCGGTAATGTTGGCTTGATTACCGAGGCACCCTGA
- the tolQ gene encoding protein TolQ, with protein sequence MEANVVDHSSMWSLVSNASIVVQLVMLILVAASVTSWIMIFQRSNLLRAGRRALESFEERFWSGIDLSKLYRQAGSNPDPDSGVEQIFRAGFKEFSRLRQQPGVDPEAVMEGVARAMRVAISREEEKLEQSLPFLATVGSVSPYIGLFGTVWGIMNSFRGLATAQQATLATVAPGIAEALIATAIGLFAAIPAVIAYNRFAARSETLLSRYYTFADEFQAILHRKVHTSEE encoded by the coding sequence GTGGAAGCTAACGTCGTCGACCATTCCTCCATGTGGAGCCTGGTCAGCAATGCCAGTATCGTGGTGCAACTGGTAATGCTGATCCTGGTAGCCGCATCGGTGACCTCATGGATCATGATCTTTCAGCGCAGCAATCTGCTGCGCGCCGGTCGACGTGCCCTGGAGAGCTTTGAAGAGCGCTTCTGGTCGGGTATCGACCTGTCCAAACTCTACCGTCAGGCCGGCAGCAATCCTGATCCGGATTCGGGCGTAGAGCAGATCTTCCGTGCCGGTTTCAAGGAATTCTCCCGTCTGCGTCAGCAGCCAGGCGTTGACCCGGAAGCGGTCATGGAAGGCGTGGCCCGTGCCATGCGCGTCGCCATTTCCCGCGAAGAAGAAAAGCTCGAGCAGAGCCTGCCGTTCCTCGCGACCGTAGGTTCCGTCAGCCCGTACATCGGTCTGTTCGGTACCGTCTGGGGGATCATGAACTCCTTCCGTGGTCTGGCAACTGCCCAGCAAGCGACCCTGGCCACTGTGGCTCCAGGTATCGCCGAGGCACTGATCGCAACCGCGATCGGTCTGTTCGCCGCCATCCCGGCCGTTATCGCTTACAACCGTTTTGCTGCTCGCAGCGAAACCCTGCTGAGCCGTTACTACACCTTCGCCGACGAATTCCAGGCGATCCTGCACCGCAAAGTGCACACCAGCGAAGAATAA
- the ybgC gene encoding tol-pal system-associated acyl-CoA thioesterase — protein sequence MRAQNGLEPFALRCRVYYEDTDAGGIVYYVNYLKFMERARTERLRELGFAQSQLAGEDLLFVVHSSEARYHAPARLDDELLVSAEVIELNRVSLRFKQQVRRATDNALLCEGQFLVACVRTNSLKPRAIPEALRAAFADVSGAGTHSKQEIKRGS from the coding sequence ATGCGCGCGCAAAACGGGCTTGAGCCTTTCGCACTTCGTTGTCGCGTTTATTACGAGGACACCGATGCGGGCGGCATCGTGTATTACGTTAATTACCTCAAGTTTATGGAACGGGCTCGAACCGAGCGGCTCCGGGAGCTGGGCTTTGCCCAATCCCAGCTTGCAGGTGAGGACCTGTTGTTCGTCGTGCATTCCAGCGAAGCGCGTTACCACGCGCCGGCGCGACTGGACGACGAGCTGCTGGTAAGCGCTGAAGTAATCGAATTGAACCGTGTCAGCCTGCGCTTCAAACAGCAGGTCAGGCGGGCCACGGATAATGCGCTGCTCTGCGAGGGGCAGTTTTTGGTGGCCTGTGTGCGCACTAACAGTTTGAAACCCCGGGCCATTCCCGAAGCTCTACGTGCGGCCTTTGCCGACGTGAGCGGCGCGGGTACACACTCAAAGCAGGAGATAAAGCGTGGAAGCTAA